From a single Silene latifolia isolate original U9 population chromosome 6, ASM4854445v1, whole genome shotgun sequence genomic region:
- the LOC141588756 gene encoding uncharacterized protein LOC141588756, with protein MGDPVPIRETMAPKHIVNPSIQRPQIQANNFEIKNALLNLIQDNQFRGGPLENPNDDLNDFLENCDMYKSNGVSDDVVRLRLFPRSLRGSGKGTLDILGHKAAKELIEEMASRTMEWGSDRQMRKGKSKDSNSVLNVEVKGMLDELTQQVALLNSKPPSSDMRQVLSCELCGEQGHTPIGCPLISPLQEECWKQFVTQHQQPFGGFKGQNFNQQQNQNFQTPQKSSWEQAFEQLVIANQKSDSKLDNHIPSQNRVNDEIRASQKATETHLAQISQQLGQLAQNPGKFPGNTVNPREMNAVFLRSGKQLEEIEKSPKWKRKRVTNEVVKEHPVEVVEEDKIRVEKSKEVEMVDPPKQDEPIATKAKECTPPPREYVAPVPFPQRLARPRIEKKYEKFVEILKGMNVTIPFLDMITKIPSYDKFLKELVTLKKKNGEVQTINLSKECSAILTHTNKLPNKLEDPGSFSIPCSIQGVAIKRALCDLGASVSLMPLSIFKRLDLGDLKPTRVSLQLADRSVKFLIGVIEDVPLVVGKLVIPCDFFVMDMPEDYNVPIILGRPCLATGGAMIDVKSGKLSLQVGEDRVEFELHKSMEAPSLGDTCCIVDILENPM; from the exons ATGGGTGATCCGGTTCCGATAAGAGAGACTATGGCTCCTAAGCACATAGTCAATCCAAGCATCCAAAGGCCACAAATtcaagctaataactttgagATTAAAAATGCCTTGCTCAACCTTATTCAAGACAACCAATTTCGAGGAGGTCCCTTGGAGAACCCAAATGATGATCTAAATGATTTCCTTGAAAATTGTGATATGTACAAGTCAAATGGGGTCTCCGATGACGTGGTTCGCCTTAGGTTGTTCCCCCGTTCTCTTAGGG GATCGGGAAAAGGTACCTTAGACATTTTGGGGCATAAAGCGGCAAAGGAActaattgaggagatggcctcAAGAACTATGGAATGGGGAAGTGATAGGCAAATGAGAAAGGGCAAGAGCAAGGATTCTAATTCGGTTTTGAATGTGGAGGTTAAGGGTATGCTAGATGAACTCACCCAACAAGTTGCTTTGCTAAATTCAAAACCACCAAGCTCCGATATGAGACAAGTCTTGTCTTGTGAGTTGTGTGGAGAACAAGGGCATACTCCCATTGGGTGTCCTTTGATTTCACCCCTCCAAGAGGAATGCT GGAAACAATTTGTCACCCAACACCAACAACCATTTGGGGGTTTCAAGGGACAaaatttcaatcaacaacaaaaccAAAACTTCCAAACCCCTCAAAAATCATCTTGGGAACAAGCCTTTGAACAATTGGTTattgcaaatcaaaaatccgactcaAAGCTTGATAACCACATTCCCTCACAAAACCGGGTTAATGATGAAATTCGAGCATCCCAAAAGGCTACGGAAACTCATTTAGCACAAATATCTCAACAATTGGGGCAATTGGCTCAAAATCCGGGGAAGTTTCCGGGTAATACGGTTAACCCAAGGGAGATGAATGCGGTATTTTTAAGGAGTGGAAAGCAATTGGAGGAGATTGAGAAATCTCCTAAGTGGAAGAGGAAGAGGGTGactaatgaagtagtgaaagagCACCCGGTTGAAGTTGTGGAAGAAGATAAGATTAGGGTGGAGAAGTCTAAGGAGGTGGAGATGGTTGATCCTCCAAAGCAAGATGAGCCTATTGCAACTAAGGCCAAAGAATGTACTCCACCACCAAGGGAGTATGTAGCACCGGTACCCTTTCCACAAAGGCTTGCAAGGCCtagaattgaaaagaaatatGAGAAGTTTGTTGAGATCTTGAAGGGAATGAATGTCACTATTCCTTTCCTTGATATGATTACCAAAATCCCATCTTATGACAAGTTTCTTAAGGAACTTGTCACCTTGAAAAAGAAGAATGGAGAGGTGCAAACCATCAACCTCTCTAAGGAATGTAGTGCTATTCTTACTCACACCAACAAGCTCCCGAACAAGTTAGAAGATCCGGGTAGCTTCTCAAttccttgttctatccaaggggtGGCTATTAAAagagcattgtgtgatttgggggctagTGTGAGCCTCATGCCACTATCAATCTTCAAGAGGCTTGATTTGGGAGATTTGAAACCAACTAGAGTTTCACTTCAACTTGCCGATCGGTCGGTTAAATTTCTCATTGGTGTGATTGAAGATGTACCCTTGGTTGTTGGGAAGCTTGTCATACCATGTGATTTCTTTGTCATGGATATGCCCGAAGACTACAATGTGCCTATTATCTTGGGGCGACCTTGTCTTGCTACCGGTGGAGCTATGATCGATGTAAAGAGTGGTAAGTTGTCTTTACAAGTGGGTGAAGATAGAGTGGAATTTGAACTCCACAAGTCCATGGAAGCTCCATCTCTAGGTGACACTTGTTGCATTGTAGACATTCTAGAGAATCCCATGTAG